A single window of Caldicellulosiruptor bescii DSM 6725 DNA harbors:
- a CDS encoding phosphoribosyltransferase — protein MLFRDRVDAGEKLAEKLEAFKGRQDVILFAIPRGGVVVAKVIADRLKIPLDIVLAKKIGAPFNREFAIAAVDINGDVVLNNEYVEYFFMRDEYIEHQKKRLLESLKDQLIEYRGSIEYKSLENKVAIIVDDGIATGATTKACIRFLLKLNPKKIYVATPVIAPSTLKELKKECDGIFYIVSSEPFWAVGQFYVDFSQVSEEDIKKLLS, from the coding sequence ATGCTTTTTAGAGACAGGGTTGATGCTGGAGAAAAGTTAGCTGAGAAATTAGAAGCATTTAAAGGAAGACAAGATGTTATACTTTTTGCAATTCCACGAGGTGGTGTGGTTGTCGCGAAAGTAATTGCCGACAGGCTTAAAATACCCTTGGATATTGTGTTGGCAAAGAAGATTGGTGCACCTTTTAACAGGGAATTTGCTATTGCAGCAGTGGATATAAATGGAGATGTGGTTTTAAATAATGAATATGTAGAATATTTCTTTATGAGAGACGAATATATAGAACACCAAAAGAAAAGACTCTTAGAAAGCTTGAAGGACCAGCTTATTGAGTACAGGGGTTCTATCGAATATAAAAGCTTGGAAAACAAAGTGGCAATAATAGTGGATGATGGAATTGCAACAGGCGCAACAACAAAAGCATGCATAAGGTTTCTTTTGAAACTAAATCCTAAAAAAATATACGTTGCAACACCGGTAATTGCACCTTCGACGTTAAAAGAGCTGAAAAAAGAATGTGATGGTATCTTTTATATTGTAAGTAGCGAGCCATTTTGGGCAGTTGGACAGTTTTATGTTGACTTTTCACAAGTTTCTGAAGAGGATATTAAAAAACTACTAAGCTAA
- a CDS encoding helix-turn-helix domain-containing protein — protein MDFYRVGDKVISLQKIVDEVKKILDLRQKGFSQIEVAEKLKIDRSFISKLEGLGEVRKGKNIAAIGFPVKNKHEVEQVLKSYGINYYLLMTEEERNSFINSLSAAQLLNIMGEYINNFKMFDIVIAMGSDFRLNWFKAFLDCEVITIPLGKSPLKHDVEVDVEELKRILDSIVK, from the coding sequence ATGGACTTTTACAGGGTTGGTGATAAGGTCATAAGTCTTCAAAAAATAGTGGATGAAGTCAAGAAGATATTGGACCTTCGTCAAAAAGGATTTTCGCAGATTGAGGTTGCCGAAAAGCTGAAAATAGATAGGTCTTTTATCTCAAAGCTTGAAGGGCTTGGAGAAGTACGCAAGGGCAAAAATATTGCTGCAATCGGATTTCCTGTAAAAAACAAGCATGAGGTAGAGCAGGTATTGAAAAGTTACGGAATAAACTACTATCTTTTAATGACAGAAGAGGAGAGAAATAGTTTTATAAACTCCCTTTCTGCTGCTCAGCTTTTGAACATCATGGGTGAATATATAAATAATTTTAAAATGTTTGACATTGTAATTGCCATGGGTTCGGACTTTAGACTAAACTGGTTCAAAGCTTTTCTTGATTGTGAGGTCATTACAATACCTCTGGGAAAATCCCCGCTCAAACATGATGTTGAAGTTGATGTTGAAGAGCTGAAGAGAATTTTAGATTCTATTGTGAAGTAG
- a CDS encoding cation diffusion facilitator family transporter, protein MEKQGAALLSVFSNTALVLFKLIAGSIMGSVSVISEAIHSGIDLLASLVAYFSIRQARKPADNDHPFGHGKFENVSGAFEAILIFLAAAMIIYEAIKKIVKGGEVEKIEAGLLVMLISAVVNLFISSKLFKVAKKTDSVALEADAMHLFTDVFTSFGVFLGLVAIKLTHVYIIDPIIAIVVALMIIKASVDLTKKALCDLVDKSLPQSEIEIIENIIRKYSQVTSFHKLRTRKSGDRREIDVHIRMENSTTLIDAHNLCDQIENDIKSALPNSHITIHIEPEDEK, encoded by the coding sequence ATGGAAAAGCAGGGTGCGGCACTTTTATCAGTTTTTTCTAATACAGCCTTGGTTTTATTCAAACTTATTGCAGGTAGCATAATGGGTTCTGTGTCTGTTATATCAGAAGCAATTCACTCTGGCATTGACCTTTTAGCAAGCTTGGTTGCATATTTTTCCATCAGACAGGCAAGAAAACCAGCAGACAATGACCATCCTTTTGGTCATGGCAAGTTTGAAAATGTCTCTGGTGCATTTGAGGCAATATTAATATTTTTAGCAGCAGCTATGATTATTTATGAGGCAATAAAAAAGATTGTGAAGGGTGGAGAAGTTGAGAAGATAGAAGCAGGGCTTTTGGTTATGCTAATCTCAGCCGTTGTAAACCTTTTTATATCCTCAAAACTCTTTAAGGTAGCTAAAAAAACAGATTCTGTGGCTTTGGAAGCTGATGCTATGCATCTTTTCACAGATGTATTTACCTCGTTTGGAGTATTCTTAGGGCTTGTTGCAATAAAACTTACACATGTGTATATTATAGACCCAATAATTGCCATTGTTGTTGCTTTGATGATAATAAAAGCTTCTGTTGATTTAACAAAAAAAGCTCTCTGTGACCTTGTTGACAAGAGTCTTCCTCAAAGTGAGATTGAGATAATTGAAAATATAATAAGAAAATACTCCCAGGTTACAAGCTTTCACAAGCTCAGAACAAGAAAGAGCGGCGACAGGCGCGAGATTGATGTTCATATTAGAATGGAGAATTCAACTACATTAATAGATGCTCACAATCTCTGTGACCAGATAGAAAATGATATAAAATCAGCTCTGCCAAATTCACATATTACAATTCACATTGAACCTGAGGATGAGAAGTAG
- the crcB gene encoding fluoride efflux transporter CrcB codes for MKNIVAIAIGAFFGAICRFFISQLSIGSFPFSTLFINVVGSFVLCFVAEITVEHIKISTALRHMITTGFISSFTTFSTFVLEIVRFLMKGEFTAAIVYPLLSIVLGLLASIFGFELARVILERQQKEEYEAA; via the coding sequence ATGAAAAACATTGTTGCAATTGCTATTGGAGCTTTTTTTGGTGCTATTTGTAGATTTTTTATATCTCAGCTAAGTATTGGCAGCTTTCCATTCTCAACACTTTTTATAAACGTTGTTGGCAGTTTTGTTTTGTGTTTTGTTGCGGAAATCACCGTAGAACATATAAAGATTTCAACCGCCTTAAGACATATGATAACAACAGGTTTTATAAGCAGCTTTACAACCTTTTCTACATTTGTACTTGAAATTGTGAGGTTTTTAATGAAAGGAGAATTTACAGCTGCCATTGTCTATCCACTTTTATCCATTGTACTTGGGCTTTTAGCGTCAATTTTTGGCTTTGAACTTGCAAGGGTTATTTTAGAAAGACAGCAAAAAGAGGAGTACGAGGCAGCATGA
- the crcB gene encoding fluoride efflux transporter CrcB gives MNYLIVGVGGVIGAILRYIVGKIFREVMDKDHPVATLFINVIGSFLIGYLSTKHLSSEYKLFLMIGLLGGFTTYSTFMLETSRYIKREKQMKAFIYVLVSIIFGIVATGVGIWLASFV, from the coding sequence ATGAACTATCTCATTGTTGGAGTTGGCGGAGTAATTGGAGCAATCTTGAGATATATAGTTGGGAAAATATTTAGAGAGGTAATGGATAAAGACCATCCTGTTGCTACATTGTTTATAAACGTGATAGGGAGCTTTTTAATAGGATATTTGTCAACAAAGCATCTTTCGAGTGAATACAAACTTTTTCTGATGATTGGTCTTCTTGGCGGGTTCACTACATACTCTACGTTTATGCTTGAGACATCAAGGTATATAAAGAGAGAAAAACAAATGAAAGCCTTTATTTATGTACTTGTCTCTATCATTTTTGGAATAGTTGCAACTGGTGTGGGAATTTGGTTAGCAAGCTTTGTTTAA
- the hisS gene encoding histidine--tRNA ligase — translation MKIQAPKGTKDVLPEESYMWQYVENKFREVCKLYGYQEVRFPTFEYTELFQRGVGDTTDIVQKEMYTFLDKGGRSITLRPEGTASTARLFIEHGFASRPMPQRFYYIISAFRYENTQGGRFREFHQFGIENFGSSSPVTDAEVISLAYNFFTSLGLDNITVNINSIGCPVCRKEYVKNLKEYFSANSQKLCHTCHQRLDKNPMRILDCKEEGCKLITKDAPKPIDYLCDDCKSHFESVKTYLDSAMVSYKVDPFIVRGLDYYTKTVFEIVATVSDKELAICGGGRYDNLIEQIGGPSIAGIGFAIGVERLLMLLEQNGLLPARSQVPRVFVATIGENGIKKAFEIARMLRFEGISTVVEEMGRSLKSQMKYADKIGCEFSIIIGDDEIEKGVCKVRNMKTSSEEIVEIENICEYLKEKLQK, via the coding sequence ATGAAAATCCAAGCACCAAAAGGAACAAAGGATGTGCTTCCAGAGGAAAGTTATATGTGGCAATATGTTGAGAATAAATTCAGAGAGGTTTGCAAGCTTTATGGATATCAGGAAGTTAGATTTCCCACATTTGAGTACACAGAGCTTTTCCAAAGAGGAGTGGGCGATACTACTGATATTGTCCAAAAAGAGATGTATACCTTTTTGGACAAGGGTGGAAGGAGCATTACTTTAAGGCCAGAAGGGACAGCATCAACAGCAAGACTATTTATCGAGCATGGTTTTGCGTCACGTCCGATGCCACAGAGATTTTACTACATTATTTCAGCTTTCAGGTATGAAAATACTCAAGGCGGAAGGTTTAGAGAGTTTCACCAGTTTGGAATTGAGAATTTTGGTTCTTCTTCGCCTGTAACAGATGCAGAGGTAATTTCACTTGCTTACAATTTTTTTACAAGCCTTGGGCTTGACAATATTACTGTGAATATCAACAGCATCGGATGTCCTGTATGCAGAAAAGAATATGTGAAAAATTTAAAAGAGTATTTTTCGGCAAATTCTCAAAAGCTCTGTCATACATGCCACCAAAGGCTTGACAAAAATCCTATGAGAATTTTGGATTGTAAAGAAGAGGGTTGCAAGCTGATTACAAAAGACGCACCAAAACCAATAGATTATCTTTGTGATGATTGTAAAAGCCATTTTGAAAGTGTGAAAACTTACTTAGATTCAGCTATGGTTTCATACAAGGTTGACCCATTTATTGTTCGCGGCTTGGACTACTACACAAAAACAGTTTTTGAGATTGTTGCCACTGTCTCTGATAAAGAGCTTGCAATTTGCGGCGGTGGAAGGTACGACAATTTAATAGAGCAGATAGGTGGACCATCTATTGCTGGAATTGGTTTTGCAATTGGTGTTGAAAGACTTTTGATGCTGCTTGAGCAAAATGGTCTTCTTCCTGCAAGATCGCAGGTGCCGAGAGTGTTTGTGGCAACAATAGGGGAAAATGGTATCAAAAAAGCTTTTGAGATTGCAAGGATGCTTAGATTTGAAGGAATTTCAACCGTAGTTGAAGAGATGGGAAGAAGCTTAAAATCTCAGATGAAATATGCTGATAAGATTGGCTGCGAGTTTTCTATAATTATTGGCGATGATGAGATTGAAAAGGGTGTTTGCAAAGTTAGAAATATGAAGACATCTTCAGAGGAAATAGTAGAAATAGAAAATATTTGCGAGTATTTAAAAGAAAAACTTCAAAAATAA
- the aspS gene encoding aspartate--tRNA ligase: MGVEGIKGFKRTKYCAEVSLEDVGKEVVLTGWVDTRRDLGGIIFVDLRDRTGIVQVVFDEKMGEELLDKADSLRSEYCIGVRGIVEKRPPETVNPKIKTGEIEVRATELRIFNKSETPPFPIEEGINVNEAVRLKYRYLDLRRPDMQRNLMFRHKLYQVVRNFLSQNGFIEIETPMLTKSTPEGARDYLVPSRIFPGKFFALPQSPQLFKQLLMVAGFDRYFQIVKCFRDEDLRADRQPEFTQIDIEMSFVDVDDVIEINEKLLKAIFGEMLGIDLKLPLPRLTYKEAMERFGSDKPDTRFGMELVDITDIVKNCEFKVFSDAANKGGSVRAINAKGCAATFSRREIDALVEFAKNFKAKGLAWIAVESDGLKSPIVKFLKEEEINEILKRLGAEVGDLLLFSADKDEIVFDVLGNLRLEIARKLNLLDKSKFNLLWVVEFPLFEYSEEEGRFVAKHHPFTSPMDEDLEFLEIDPAKVRSKAYDIVLNGTEIGGGSIRIHSPEIQKRMFKALGFTEERAQDRFGFLLEAFKYGTPPHGGIAYGFDRLCMLLLGLDSIRDTIAFPKVKDSSCPLTDAPSEVEPKQLRELHIKVDVVK, from the coding sequence ATGGGTGTGGAAGGTATTAAAGGGTTTAAACGAACAAAATACTGTGCAGAAGTATCACTTGAGGATGTTGGAAAAGAGGTTGTATTAACAGGTTGGGTTGATACAAGACGCGATCTTGGCGGGATAATATTTGTTGATTTGAGGGACAGAACAGGTATTGTACAGGTTGTATTTGATGAGAAGATGGGAGAAGAACTTTTAGACAAGGCCGACTCATTAAGGTCCGAATACTGTATCGGAGTTAGGGGTATTGTGGAGAAAAGACCACCTGAGACAGTAAACCCTAAAATAAAAACAGGAGAGATAGAAGTAAGAGCAACAGAACTGAGGATATTTAACAAGTCTGAAACACCCCCTTTTCCAATTGAAGAGGGAATAAATGTAAATGAAGCAGTAAGGCTAAAATACAGGTATTTGGATTTAAGAAGACCTGATATGCAGAGGAATTTGATGTTCAGACACAAGCTCTATCAGGTTGTGCGAAATTTTCTTTCTCAAAATGGGTTTATAGAGATAGAAACACCCATGCTCACAAAATCCACTCCAGAAGGTGCAAGAGACTACTTAGTTCCAAGCAGAATATTTCCGGGAAAATTTTTTGCACTCCCACAGTCACCGCAGCTTTTTAAACAGCTTTTGATGGTTGCAGGGTTTGACAGATATTTTCAGATTGTAAAATGTTTTAGAGATGAAGACTTGCGAGCAGACAGACAACCTGAGTTTACTCAGATTGACATTGAGATGTCGTTTGTTGATGTTGACGATGTTATTGAGATAAATGAAAAACTGCTTAAGGCCATTTTTGGAGAGATGCTGGGGATAGACTTGAAACTTCCTCTTCCAAGGCTTACCTACAAGGAAGCAATGGAAAGGTTTGGCTCAGACAAACCAGATACACGATTTGGAATGGAACTTGTTGATATTACTGACATTGTGAAAAACTGCGAATTTAAAGTATTTTCTGATGCAGCAAACAAGGGTGGGTCTGTTAGAGCCATCAATGCAAAGGGTTGTGCAGCTACATTTTCAAGGCGTGAGATTGATGCGCTTGTTGAGTTTGCAAAAAACTTTAAAGCAAAAGGTCTTGCATGGATCGCAGTTGAAAGTGATGGTCTGAAGTCCCCTATTGTCAAGTTTTTAAAAGAAGAGGAGATAAATGAAATTCTAAAGAGACTTGGAGCAGAGGTTGGAGATTTGCTACTATTTTCTGCTGACAAGGATGAAATTGTTTTTGATGTTCTTGGGAACTTGAGACTTGAGATAGCAAGAAAGCTAAATCTTCTTGACAAGTCTAAATTTAATCTCTTATGGGTGGTTGAGTTTCCACTTTTTGAATATTCAGAAGAAGAGGGTAGGTTTGTTGCAAAGCACCATCCGTTTACATCGCCAATGGATGAAGATTTAGAATTTTTAGAGATAGATCCGGCGAAAGTAAGATCAAAGGCTTACGATATTGTATTAAACGGAACAGAAATTGGCGGTGGTTCTATTAGAATTCACTCACCAGAGATTCAAAAGAGGATGTTCAAAGCACTTGGATTTACAGAGGAAAGGGCACAGGACAGGTTTGGCTTTTTGCTTGAAGCTTTCAAGTATGGTACACCACCGCATGGTGGTATAGCTTATGGATTTGATAGGCTTTGCATGCTGCTTTTAGGTTTAGATTCTATCAGAGATACAATTGCCTTCCCGAAGGTAAAAGATTCGTCATGCCCGTTGACTGATGCACCCTCTGAGGTTGAACCAAAACAGCTTCGAGAACTTCACATCAAAGTTGATGTTGTAAAATAA
- a CDS encoding cellulase family glycosylhydrolase, producing MRKIILKFCALMMVVILIVSILQILPVFAQSILYEKEKYPHLLGNQVVKKPSVAGRLQIIEKDGKKYLADQKGEIIQLRGMSTHGLQWYGDIINKNAFKALSKDWECNVIRLAMYVGEGGYASNPSIKEKVIEGIKLAIENDMYVIVDWHVLNPGDPNAEIYKGAKDFFKEIATSFPNDYHIIYELCNEPNPNEPGVENSLDGWKKVKAYAQPIIKMLRSLGNQNIIIVGSPNWSQRPDFAIQDPINDKNVMYSVHFYSGTHKVDGYVFENMKNAFENGVPIFVSEWGTSLASGDGGPYLDEADKWLEYLNSNYISWVNWSLSNKNETSAAFVPYINGMHDATPLDPGDDKVWDIEELSISGEYVRARIKGIAYQPIKRDNKIKEGENAPLGEKVLPSTFEDDTRQGWDWDGPSGVKGPITIESANGSKALSFNVEYPEKKPQDGWATAARLILKDINVERGNNKYLAFDFYLKPDRASKGMIQIFLAFSPPSLGYWAQVQDSFNIDLAKLSSAKKIEDRIYKFNVFFDLDKIQDNKVLSPDTLLRDIIVVIADGNSDFKGKMYIDNVRFTNILFEDINFENSLYDVIDKLYSKGIIKGISVFKYLPDKNITRAEFAALCVRALNLKIEKYDGRFSDVKSGNWYSDVVYTAYKNKLFEIKENKFFPENILKREEAVALAIEVYKRLTGKIEVNTDDVPIADEKLINPQYRESVKLAIKLGIVDLYSDGTFEPNKSVSRGEVATILYNLLNLAGKL from the coding sequence ATGAGGAAAATTATTTTAAAGTTTTGTGCACTCATGATGGTAGTGATTTTGATTGTTTCCATTTTACAAATATTACCTGTATTTGCCCAGAGCATACTGTATGAAAAGGAAAAATATCCACATCTTCTTGGCAATCAGGTAGTTAAAAAACCATCGGTTGCCGGCAGACTGCAGATTATTGAAAAGGACGGAAAAAAGTATTTAGCTGACCAGAAAGGAGAAATAATTCAGCTTCGTGGTATGAGTACACATGGACTTCAGTGGTATGGTGATATTATAAACAAAAATGCATTTAAAGCTCTTTCAAAAGATTGGGAGTGCAACGTTATAAGGCTTGCGATGTATGTGGGTGAAGGCGGATATGCTTCAAACCCAAGTATTAAAGAAAAAGTTATAGAAGGGATTAAGCTTGCTATTGAGAATGACATGTATGTAATTGTTGACTGGCATGTATTAAATCCCGGTGACCCGAACGCAGAAATTTATAAAGGGGCAAAAGACTTTTTCAAAGAGATAGCTACAAGTTTTCCCAATGACTATCACATAATATATGAACTTTGCAATGAACCAAATCCAAATGAACCGGGAGTAGAAAATAGCTTGGATGGCTGGAAAAAAGTAAAGGCTTATGCACAGCCCATCATAAAAATGCTCAGAAGTTTGGGGAATCAGAACATTATAATTGTAGGTTCGCCAAACTGGAGTCAGAGACCTGACTTTGCAATTCAAGACCCTATAAATGATAAGAATGTTATGTATTCAGTTCATTTTTACTCTGGAACTCACAAAGTTGATGGATATGTTTTTGAAAACATGAAAAATGCGTTTGAAAATGGCGTGCCAATTTTCGTGAGTGAATGGGGAACAAGTTTGGCAAGCGGTGATGGTGGACCGTATCTTGATGAAGCAGATAAGTGGCTTGAATATTTAAATTCAAACTATATTAGCTGGGTGAACTGGTCGCTGTCAAACAAAAATGAGACATCAGCTGCTTTTGTTCCATATATAAATGGTATGCATGATGCCACACCACTTGACCCTGGTGATGATAAGGTGTGGGACATAGAAGAGCTTAGTATTTCTGGAGAGTATGTGAGGGCAAGGATAAAAGGAATTGCTTATCAGCCAATTAAGAGAGATAACAAAATAAAAGAAGGAGAAAATGCACCTTTAGGCGAAAAAGTCTTACCATCCACGTTTGAAGATGACACTCGTCAGGGCTGGGATTGGGATGGACCATCTGGTGTGAAAGGTCCTATTACTATCGAAAGTGCGAATGGTTCAAAAGCGCTATCTTTTAATGTTGAGTATCCAGAGAAAAAACCACAAGATGGCTGGGCAACAGCTGCAAGGCTTATACTTAAAGACATAAATGTAGAAAGGGGAAATAATAAATATTTGGCTTTTGATTTTTATTTGAAACCAGATAGGGCTTCAAAAGGTATGATTCAGATATTTTTAGCTTTTTCACCACCTTCCTTAGGTTACTGGGCTCAGGTACAAGACAGTTTTAATATTGACCTTGCAAAACTGTCAAGTGCAAAAAAGATAGAAGACAGAATTTATAAGTTCAATGTATTTTTTGACTTAGACAAGATACAAGATAATAAAGTACTGAGTCCAGACACACTCTTGAGAGATATAATAGTAGTCATAGCAGATGGCAATAGCGATTTTAAGGGGAAAATGTATATAGATAATGTTAGATTTACCAATATCCTTTTTGAGGATATCAATTTTGAAAATAGCCTTTATGATGTTATAGACAAGCTTTATTCTAAAGGAATCATAAAAGGAATTTCAGTATTTAAGTACTTGCCAGATAAAAACATTACAAGGGCTGAATTTGCTGCACTTTGTGTCAGGGCACTGAACCTGAAAATTGAAAAATACGATGGTAGATTTTCTGATGTGAAAAGCGGCAACTGGTATTCAGATGTAGTTTATACGGCGTATAAAAACAAATTGTTTGAAATAAAAGAGAATAAATTCTTTCCTGAAAATATTTTAAAAAGAGAAGAAGCAGTAGCTTTGGCAATTGAAGTGTATAAAAGATTGACTGGTAAGATAGAAGTTAATACAGACGATGTTCCAATTGCTGATGAAAAACTTATAAATCCTCAATACAGAGAAAGCGTGAAGTTAGCAATTAAGCTCGGTATTGTTGACCTGTATTCAGACGGAACATTTGAACCAAATAAGAGCGTTTCAAGAGGGGAGGTGGCAACAATTCTCTATAATCTCTTGAACTTAGCAGGCAAGCTATGA
- a CDS encoding ABC transporter permease, producing MANNQRTYRSGFLRELNKNFPLFLMALPGVVLLIAFSYLPLFGLIIAFKDVHYDVGILKSPWVGLKNFEFLFKTPDAFIITRNTLLYNFAFIVFGNLAAIATAVALSEMRSRFMAKFYQSVMFLPYFLSWVVVAYMAFAFLSIDLGILNTMVLPKLGLQPIAWYFETKPWPVILILANLWKYTGYNAVIYLAAITGIDPEYYEAALIDGASKWQQIKHITIPLLSPLVVVLVLLGIGRIFYADFGLFYQLPMNSGALYDVTNVIDTYVYRTLMGMNDIGMASAASFYQSIMGFILVLTSNLIVRRLDPEKALF from the coding sequence ATGGCAAACAATCAGCGCACATATCGAAGCGGTTTTTTGAGAGAATTGAATAAAAACTTTCCTCTATTCTTGATGGCACTGCCGGGGGTTGTTCTTTTAATAGCATTTTCTTACTTACCTCTGTTTGGGCTTATCATAGCATTTAAAGATGTGCACTATGATGTAGGAATTCTTAAAAGTCCGTGGGTGGGTTTAAAGAATTTTGAATTTCTTTTTAAAACACCTGATGCGTTTATTATAACAAGAAATACACTTCTTTACAACTTTGCTTTTATAGTCTTTGGGAACTTGGCTGCAATTGCAACTGCTGTTGCGTTGAGCGAAATGAGATCAAGATTTATGGCAAAATTTTACCAGTCAGTAATGTTTTTACCATATTTTTTGTCTTGGGTTGTTGTTGCGTATATGGCATTTGCATTTTTGAGTATAGACTTAGGGATTTTAAATACAATGGTTCTTCCAAAGTTGGGTTTACAACCAATTGCATGGTATTTTGAAACAAAACCGTGGCCGGTGATATTAATACTTGCAAATTTGTGGAAATATACTGGTTACAATGCAGTCATATATTTAGCAGCAATTACAGGAATTGATCCTGAGTATTATGAAGCAGCTTTGATTGATGGTGCATCAAAATGGCAGCAGATAAAACATATTACAATTCCGCTTTTGTCACCGCTTGTTGTTGTTCTTGTTCTTTTGGGTATAGGTAGAATATTTTATGCAGACTTTGGACTTTTTTATCAGCTTCCTATGAACAGTGGTGCACTTTATGATGTTACAAATGTTATTGACACTTATGTTTATAGAACTCTTATGGGTATGAACGATATAGGAATGGCGTCTGCTGCAAGCTTTTATCAGTCGATAATGGGGTTTATTTTGGTTCTTACATCAAATCTTATTGTTCGAAGACTTGACCCAGAAAAAGCGTTGTTTTAA
- a CDS encoding carbohydrate ABC transporter permease gives MHSKSRFLQISALSEAILHIFFGIVTLACLIPLWSVISISLSNDNKIRQIGYRFWPVGFSTKSYDFVLSQGRAIWHAYGITILVTIVGTVLCVLVVSMYAYILFRKDFKYRKFFTFFGFFTMLINAGLVPWYIVCVNILHLKNTIYALILPYVMNMWYVLIFRTYLSMSLPDSIIESAKIDGAGEFTTFFRIVIPLVKPGLATIALFSAITYWNDWWLPFMLIDTEKLYNLQYMMYRVQQKIQYLAEIAGKLGASGIVPTDLPTESARMAMAVLGMGPIVLAYPFFQRYFVKGLTIGAIKG, from the coding sequence ATGCATTCAAAAAGCAGATTTTTACAGATTTCTGCATTATCAGAAGCCATTTTACACATCTTCTTTGGAATTGTAACTCTTGCATGTTTAATTCCGCTGTGGTCTGTTATATCAATTTCGCTTAGTAATGATAACAAAATTAGACAAATTGGATATAGATTTTGGCCGGTTGGTTTTAGTACAAAATCATATGATTTTGTTTTATCTCAGGGAAGAGCAATTTGGCATGCGTATGGTATTACTATTTTGGTTACTATTGTTGGAACAGTGCTATGTGTGTTGGTAGTTTCAATGTACGCTTATATTCTATTCAGAAAAGATTTTAAATACAGAAAATTCTTCACATTCTTTGGTTTTTTCACAATGTTAATCAATGCAGGTCTTGTTCCATGGTATATAGTGTGTGTAAATATTCTTCACTTAAAAAATACTATTTATGCATTAATTTTACCGTATGTAATGAATATGTGGTATGTTTTAATTTTTAGAACATATCTTTCGATGTCTTTACCTGATTCTATTATAGAATCTGCAAAGATTGATGGAGCAGGGGAATTTACAACATTTTTTAGGATTGTTATACCGCTTGTAAAACCTGGACTTGCGACAATAGCATTATTTTCAGCTATCACATATTGGAATGACTGGTGGCTACCATTCATGTTGATAGATACTGAAAAACTTTATAATCTTCAATATATGATGTATAGAGTTCAACAAAAGATTCAGTATTTAGCAGAAATTGCAGGAAAGCTTGGAGCATCGGGTATTGTTCCTACCGACCTACCAACAGAGTCTGCGCGAATGGCAATGGCAGTACTTGGAATGGGGCCAATAGTTTTAGCGTATCCTTTCTTCCAGCGCTATTTTGTAAAAGGTCTTACCATAGGTGCCATTAAGGGCTGA